In the Anastrepha obliqua isolate idAnaObli1 chromosome 1, idAnaObli1_1.0, whole genome shotgun sequence genome, one interval contains:
- the LOC129251612 gene encoding zinc finger protein rotund-like: MCFQIFSSKADLQLHTQIHMREAKPYKCTQCSKAFANSSYLSQHTRIHLGIKPYRCEICQRKFTQLSHLQQHIRTHTGDKPYKCRHPGCQKAFSQLSNLQSHSRCHQTDKPFKCNSCYKCFSDEPSLLDHIPKHKESKHLKTHICQYCGKSYTQETYLTKHMQKHAERTDKRPPIATLNASGNGVGPGTAIGGSANSLNNSASGGNANGGNLTGSGVVGAAGGVVGGTSTSASGLSNANPHNRQTLGLPPVSIAPTEHSYWPKVSPDSAANMTDVMHQQQQQHQQQQQQHQQQHHHQQQQQHGGQQHHHQQQQQQPQQQPPQQQQHMDFPAVNTGGGSASGGGGGASGGPPNGHGELQAHHRMSDNGREDIVSTPSTVGPYDAASITKTTSNSAFTPINSMPPHLNTLSHHPMAQRPYLYDAISFQNKNVNQNNSNSFPNQLISLHQIRNYAHQPAGLMAGEHLLGVSVGPGKDKG, from the exons ATGTGTTTTCAGATTTTCAGTTCGAAAGCAGACCTTCAGCTGCATACCCAAATTCATATGCGCGAAGCTAAGCCCTACAAGTGCACGCAGTGTTCCAAGGCTTTCGCCAACTCTTCCTACCTGTCGCAGCACACTCGCATCCATCTCGGCATCAAGCCGTATCGCTGCGAGATTTGCCAACGCAAATTTACCCAACTGTCACATCTGCAACAACACATCCGCACGCACACTGGTGACAAGCCCTACAAATGCCGACACCCCGGCTGCCAGAAAGCGTTCTCACAACTCTCCAATCTGCAATCGCATTCGCGCTGCCACCAAACGGATAAGCCGTTCAAATGTAATTCCTGCTATAAATGTTTTTCGGATGAACCATCGCTGCTCGATCACATTCCGAAGCACAAGGAGTCCAAGCACCTGAAGACACACATCTGCCAGTATTGCGGCAAATCCTACACACAAGAGACATATCTCACCAAGCATATGCAGAAGCATGCGGAGCGCACCGACAAGCGGCCGCCAATAGCGACACTTAATGCGAGTGGTAATGGCGTCGGACCGGGTACGGCTATAGGCGGCAGTGCCAATAGCTTAAACAATAGCGCGTCGGGTGGCAATGCCAATGGCGGCAATTTAACGGGTAGTGGTGTTGTTGGTGCGGCGGGTGGTGTTGTAGGTGGTACAAGCACGAGCGCAAGTGGTTTGTCGAATGCGAATCCGCATAATCGTCAAACTCTAGGCTTGCCGCCGGTCTCAATAGCGCCCACCGAGCATTCCTATTGGCCCAAGGTTAGTCCGGACTCGGCGGCCAATATGACGGACGTCATgcatcagcagcaacagcaacaccagcaacaacaacaacaacatcagcaacaacaccaccaccaacagcaacagcaacacggCGGACAGCAGCACCAtcatcagcagcaacaacagcagccgcagcagcaaccaccgcaacaacaacaacatatggaCTTTCCGGCGGTAAATACGGGTGGAGGTAGTGCGAGTGGTGGTGGAGGCGGTGCATCAGGGGGACCCCCAAACGGACATGGTGAATTGCAGGCGCATCACCGCATGAGTGACAATGGCCGTGAGGATATCG TATCCACACCTTCCACCGTCGGTCCTTACGATGCGGCCAGTATTACGAAGACCACCAGCAATTCAGCATTCACACCCATCAATTCAATGCCGCCGCACTTGAACACACTCAGTCACCATCCCATGGCACAGCGACCCTATCTCTATGATGCTATAAGTTTCCAGAATAAAAatgtcaatcaaaacaattcgAACTCATTTCCAAATCAACTGATATCGCTGCATCAAATAAGAAACTATGCGCACCAACCGGCGGGTCTAATGGCCGGCGAACATTTACTGGGCGTTAGTGTGGGGCCCGGTAAGGACAAGGGATAG
- the LOC129235476 gene encoding homeobox protein Hmx-like, giving the protein MEGRLIEYRPIGGGLDYHHNSPLIGEIPPAGGDYTHAVHRSIDQLRNSLNERVALGPLSVFSNSSADLRSSVLSYSQQQQQQQQAAQPQLGQPHPGHQQQQQHASNASGSDLHAQQQKVSTTTGVAQSSAVSVASVNSNNNNNGVGGGGAGGGAVPVKLTVDTNAIVSSTVPNGTPTVAGSGGSGTVSSGPGGGGGRGRKARIYPNPNQHIIVTSNSVDHHHAAAGRHHHIGTVSDGGGGSVGSTTSSPRHMDVKDPKY; this is encoded by the exons ATGGAAGGCCGTCTCATCGAGTACCGTCCCATTGGTGGCGGCCTGGACTACCACCACAATTCGCCATTGATAGGCGAAATACCGCCCGCTGGTGGCGATTACACGCATGCCGTCCATCGATCCATCGATCAGTTGCGTAACAGTTTGAACGAGCGAGTGGCACTAGGACCGCTAAGCGTTTTCTCGAATTCCTCGGCCGATCTGCGCTCATCAGTATTATCCTACagccagcagcaacaacagcagcaacaagccGCACAACCGCAACTTGGCCAACCACATCCCGGCcatcagcaacagcagcagca TGCGAGTAATGCCAGCGGCAGCGATTTACATGCACAACAACAGAAAGTTAGCACCACCACAGGTGTAGCGCAATCCAGCGCTGTATCAGTTGCCAGTgtcaacagcaataacaacaataatggtGTTGGAGGTGGTGGCGCGGGTGGAGGTGCAGTTCCAGTTAAGCTGACAGTCGACACAAATGCCATTGTCAGTTCGACGGTGCCGAATGGCACACCTACGGTGGCTGGCAGTGGTGGAAGCGGCACAGTCTCTAGCGGTCCAGGCGGTGGTGGTGGACGTGGTCGCAAAGCGCGTATTTATCCAAACCCCAATCAGCACATCATTGTGACCAGCAATAGTGTGGATCACCATCACGCAGCCGCTGGACGGCATCATCATATTGGCACTGTTAGTGATGGCGGCGGCGGCAGTGTCGGTTCAACCACCAGTTCACCGCGGCATATGGACGTCAAGGATCCAAAG tATTAG